From the genome of Impatiens glandulifera chromosome 9, dImpGla2.1, whole genome shotgun sequence, one region includes:
- the LOC124915671 gene encoding protein DMP2-like — protein sequence MAQAKETTLAGLGSLLKLLPTGTVFTFEFLNPVLSNDGRCRLVHKYLTSILIALCGLSCLISSFTDSYKGKDGKTHYAFVTCNGLWPTPSKEDDSVKMEDYKMRIGDIVRASLALAVFAVLALLNPNVVRCFYPTFEVDGEKILKALPPVIGALSGFVFVVFPNERNGIGYPSTSK from the coding sequence ATGGCCCAAGCTAAAGAAACCACACTGGCTGGACTCGGGAGCCTCCTAAAGCTCCTCCCAACCGGCACGGTCTTTACTTTTGAGTTTCTCAATCCTGTCTTATCAAACGATGGTAGGTGTCGCCTTGTCCATAAGTACCTCACTTCAATCCTCATCGCACTTTGTGGCCTTTCTTGTTTAATCTCCTCCTTCACGGACAGCTACAAAGGAAAAGACGGAAAAACACACTACGCCTTTGTTACTTGCAATGGACTTTGGCCAACTCCATCTAAGGAAGACGACTCGGTGAAGATGGAGGATTATAAGATGAGGATTGGGGATATTGTTCGTGCCTCGTTGGCATTGGCTGTGTTTGCTGTCTTGGCTCTCTTGAATCCGAATGTTGTTAGGTGTTTTTATCCGACCTTTGAGGTTGATGGGGAGAAGATACTTAAGGCACTTCCTCCTGTGATAGGTGCTCTTTCtggatttgtttttgttgtttttccTAATGAACGCAATGGGATAGGGTACCCTTCTACTAGCAAgtga